One stretch of Phaeodactylum tricornutum CCAP 1055/1 chromosome 9, whole genome shotgun sequence DNA includes these proteins:
- a CDS encoding protein kinase (putative ATPase activity; contains tetratricopeptide repeat (TPR) domain), which yields MIGFLLPNSTDQINPTYGVVNESTLIRFMSLFRAFLAAICSPSHPIVLFLDDLQWADDASRKLLSSFFMDLDLENFLFIGIVRDGEETTFDPPADTLIPCHQLVCGSLIESNVNKIVAVATGLKEEETKQLGWIVFRRTYGNPFFVKQFLESLHREELISYNAKDERFDWDVDIIAKRMSPSSNVVDLLVDEISSLPRDSQLVLVIASTLGYTFDASVLETILESVDLMSLFPRKLLLDEENAAADPVEAPLLQSHDAFCNVNLQKSLRKASKAGLIQQIYPGKYKFTHDRVQQSATRLLPGGRRGERIKSNLGLLVLELSRSNKSEDWMLFTATNLLLENSIDIDNDKVAKLCLEAAKKASLQAAFKSSATYADSGLKKLGSSGWKSNYELCLDLCSLSAEMHYSNGNLKSTKKRVKIIEKKASKAEDRFRAYNVLIDMLFSEDDFSGCIEEGQRGMEYLGVKTPKNPGLLNVASNLLKCKRLLAGRKASDLSSLPTMDNATVEEVLRLMSTTAMASWHNGDNNHCVVLCLIMFQTTLKHGISVHAPYALVAYAVCLSHLGEMKEAVEYGTAALQLLKLPGMEPAVAKTLVVVHSFLWHLKFPMRESSAELTKAYEVGVKAADSLQSCMALRVAGALGIFVGAKSLPEHESVVQKFCVTLREYKQSGVLKMLLPWAQLIENLRGNAELSTVLRGTFADETAIVEQFNSSSANEVNHRHAALATHYARMVLLYLCGEHQLAELDRKKYSKVEGEMSTYVQKLFHFVFAALNCFALARESSKKAHISKAKKYMSLAKPYVKEGSTSVLALMALLEAELLAAHKKYSPANDQYKRAMKMLKREDFQLLHGIAMERAALCLFDSGKKKDGEVYLKRSWRKFEEYGAKVKLEQMEKLHGSMVHL from the exons ATGATTGGATTTCTGTTGCCAAATTCTACGGATCAGATCAATCCAACGTATGGTGTTGTAAATGAGTCAACTTTGATCCGCTTCATGAGTCTTTTTCGCGCTTTTCTCGCTGCAATATGCTCACCTTCACATCCCATCGTACTCTTTCTTGACGACCTACAATGGGCCGATGATGCATCAAGGAAGCTGCTGTCGTCTTTTTTCATGGATCTCGATCTCGAAAATTTCTTGTTCATCGGAATTGTCAGGGACGGTGAAGAGACTACGTTTGATCCGCCGGCAGACACTCTGATTCCGTGTCATCAGCTCGTTTGTGGATCGTTAATTGAGTCAAATGTCAACAAAATTGTTGCTGTGGCAACTGGTTTGAAGGAAGAGGAAACAAAGCAATTGGGGTGGATAGTCTTTCGAAGAACGTACGGAAATCCTTTTTTCGTCAAGCAGTTCCTTGAGTCACTCCATCGGGAGGAGCTGATTTCTTACAATGCTAAAGACGAACGATTTGATTGGGATGTTGATATAATTGCGAAAAGAATGAGCCCCTCCTCCAACGTCGTGGACCTTCTCGTTGACGAAATTTCGTCGTTGCCCCGCGACTCGCAACTGGTGTTAGTGATTGCCTCAACGCTCGGATACACTTTCGACGCAAGcgttttggaaacaattcTGGAATCAGTAGATTTAATGAGTCTTTTTCCCCGCAAACTTCTcctcgacgaagaaaatgCAGCTGCGGATCCTGTCGAAGCTCCATTACTTCAGAGCCATGATGCCTTCTGCAACGTGAACCTTCAGAAGTCTCTACGCAAAGCATCCAAAGCAGGTTTGATTCAACAGATATATCCAGGCAAATACAAATTCACTCACGATCGTGTCCAGCAGTCCGCCACTCGCCTTCTCCCTGGTGGGCGGAGAGGAGAGCGCATCAAGTCTAATCTTGGTTTGCTTGTCCTGGAATTGAGTCGCTCAAACAAGTCAGAGGACTGGATGCTTTTTACAGCAACCAATCTACTCCTCGAGAATTCAATCGATATTGACAACGACAAGGTAGCCAAGCTCTGTCTAGAAGCTGCTAAAAAAGCTTCGTTGCAAGCAGCTTTCAAATCTTCGGCCACGTACGCAGATTCCGGTCTGAAGAAACTTGGAAGCAGCGGCTGGAAAAGCAACTACGAGCTGTGTTTAGACTTGTGTAGTCTCTCGGCAGAAATGCACTATTCAAATGGTAACCTGAAGTCAACGAAAAAACGTGTCAAAATCATCGAAAAGAAAGCCTCCAAGGCAGAGGACAGATTTCGGGCGTACAATGTACTCATTGATATGCtcttttcggaagacgaCTTTTCTGGATGTATTGAGGAAGGTCAGCGTGGAATGGAATATCTTGGAGTAAAGACACCAAAGAATCCCGGTCTTCTCAACGTCGCGTCCAACCTTTTGAAGTGCAAAAGGCTGCTAGCCGGACGAAAAGCTTCCGATTTGAGCTCATTGCCGACAATGGATAACGCTACCGTAGAGGAAGTCTTACGCCTGATGTCCACGACAGCAATGGCTTCATGGCACAATGGCGACAACAATCATTGCGTTGTATTGTGCTTAATCATGTTTCAAACAACTCTCAAGCACGGTATTTCTGTACATGCGCCGTACGCTTTGGTGGCCTACGCTGTATGCCTTTCCCACTTAGGTGAGATGAAGGAGGCCGTAGAATATGGAACGGCGGCTTTACAATTGCTCAAACTACCAGGGATGGAGCCAGCTGTTGCGAAAACTTTGGTTGTTGTACATTCCTTTCTGTGGCATCTTAAATTTCCTATGCGAGAAAGTTCAGCAGAGCTCACCAAAGCGTATGAAGTGGGTGTGAAAGCGGCGGATTCACTTCAATCATGTATGGCTTTGCGTGTTGCTGGAGCGCTCGGAATTTTTGTCGGGGCAAAGTCCTTGCCGGAGCACGAAAG CGTCGTACAAAAGTTTTGTGTTACCTTGCGAGAGTACAAGCAATCCGGCGTACTGAAGATGCTGCTTCCATGGGCTCAGCTGATAGAAAATCTCCGCGGAAATGCGGAGTTGTCGACTGTTCTCCGAGGCACCTTTGCCGACGAGACTGCTATTGTTGAGCAGTTCAATTCTTCTTCTGCAAACGAGGTCAACCACAGACATGCCGCGCTTGCTACTCACTATGCTCGCATGGTGCTGCTCTATCTTTGCGGTGAACACCAGCTCGCCGAACTTGACCGCAAGAAATACTCTAAGGTTGAAGGCGAAATGTCGACTTACGTGCAaaaacttttccatttcgtTTTTGCGGCTCTCAATTGTTTCGCTTTGGCTCGTGAAAGCAGTAAAAAAGCACACATCAGCAAGGCAAAAAAATACATGAGTCTAGCCAAGCCGTACGTAAAGGAGGGATCTACGAGCGTTCTCGCTTTGATGGCTCTACTCGAGGCGGAACTTTTGGCGGCACACAAGAAGTATAGCCCAGCGAACGACCAATACAAACGCGCAATGAAGATGTTGAAACGAGAAGATTTTCAGCTACTGCACGGTATTGCGATGGAGCGAGCAGCATTGTGCCTCTTCGACAgtgggaaaaagaaagacggGGAGGTCTACTTGAAGCGGTCCTGGCGCAAATTTGAAGAGTATGGCGCTAAGGTCAAACTGGAACAAATGGAAAAATTACACGGTAGCATGGTTCACCTCTAG